A DNA window from Luteolibacter luteus contains the following coding sequences:
- a CDS encoding PLP-dependent transferase has protein sequence MRDLKADPAWQEEDLGIPLPDSPHACSVCLPTWKAVVGYEEARDKVVRRMRIGYPRFFRHPFVKRLTAMASAEIAGEGEEVFVFPTKLAAQRAQRWIEPRGEVAVRHESFQGMPVIAVPSKARQVAVDYQRFTGELVGSRQADDLINGTPRNGNKTHLLQRRLGKIVGAEPKQVHIFNSGMASITAVLRSLPGVKEGRKTLQIEFPYVDALKVQEFFGNGVVFLSQSEGESFDEALRRIRQGEFAGVFTEVPSNPLLRTADIPRLSAACAEGGVPLMIDDSSVGPSNVSVLKWADVVTTSLTKWLSGTGDVMAGMAVVRADSPFAGQLQASLAEESAKAAPLYVGDAEVLLSNLKGFPDRMAIHNANGEALAWMLSSHPAVEQVWHPSLITRENYDRIKAPRGGYGPLLSFVLKNPKKAPKVFDALKVSKGPSFGTPFTLACPYTLLAHYYELDWAEGCGIPSHLIRVSCGTEETSVLLAHFAAALDQV, from the coding sequence ATGCGTGACTTGAAGGCAGATCCAGCCTGGCAGGAGGAGGACTTGGGAATTCCACTTCCCGATTCTCCGCATGCCTGTTCGGTGTGTCTGCCGACTTGGAAGGCCGTGGTTGGCTATGAAGAAGCCCGGGACAAGGTGGTGCGCCGCATGCGCATCGGCTATCCGCGCTTCTTCCGGCATCCCTTCGTGAAGCGGCTTACCGCGATGGCTTCCGCGGAAATTGCCGGCGAGGGTGAAGAGGTCTTCGTGTTTCCGACCAAGCTGGCGGCGCAACGTGCCCAGCGCTGGATCGAACCCCGCGGGGAAGTGGCCGTACGCCACGAGAGTTTCCAAGGAATGCCGGTCATTGCGGTGCCTTCGAAGGCACGGCAGGTGGCGGTGGACTATCAGCGCTTCACGGGTGAACTGGTCGGCAGCCGTCAGGCGGACGATCTCATCAATGGGACGCCGCGCAATGGAAACAAGACCCATTTGCTCCAGCGTCGCCTCGGCAAGATCGTCGGCGCGGAGCCGAAGCAGGTTCACATTTTCAATAGCGGCATGGCTTCGATCACCGCAGTGCTGCGCTCGCTTCCTGGTGTGAAGGAAGGTCGCAAGACGCTTCAGATCGAGTTCCCTTATGTCGATGCCCTGAAGGTTCAGGAGTTCTTCGGGAATGGCGTGGTTTTCCTGAGCCAGTCCGAGGGCGAGTCCTTCGATGAGGCGCTGCGCCGCATTCGTCAGGGGGAATTTGCCGGCGTTTTCACCGAGGTTCCAAGCAATCCCTTGCTGCGGACTGCGGATATCCCGCGTCTCTCCGCCGCATGTGCGGAGGGGGGCGTGCCGCTCATGATCGATGATTCATCGGTCGGGCCTTCGAATGTTTCGGTGCTCAAATGGGCGGATGTCGTGACCACCAGCTTGACCAAATGGCTCTCCGGCACCGGAGACGTGATGGCGGGCATGGCGGTGGTGAGGGCGGATTCGCCCTTCGCCGGGCAGTTACAGGCCTCGCTTGCCGAGGAAAGCGCGAAGGCCGCGCCGCTCTACGTCGGAGATGCGGAGGTCCTGCTTTCAAACCTGAAAGGCTTCCCGGATCGGATGGCGATTCACAATGCCAACGGCGAGGCTCTCGCGTGGATGCTTTCCAGTCACCCGGCGGTGGAGCAGGTTTGGCACCCGTCCCTGATCACCCGGGAGAACTATGACCGGATCAAGGCCCCGCGCGGTGGTTATGGTCCCTTGCTTTCCTTTGTGCTGAAGAACCCGAAGAAGGCTCCCAAGGTCTTCGATGCCCTGAAGGTTTCCAAGGGACCGAGCTTCGGCACGCCCTTCACCTTGGCCTGTCCGT